A single window of Zea mays cultivar B73 chromosome 10, Zm-B73-REFERENCE-NAM-5.0, whole genome shotgun sequence DNA harbors:
- the LOC109943179 gene encoding dirigent protein 1, whose protein sequence is MATLIAAASSATMVFLMLSLLAVLDIASSSTDYGALPSSLQQVPSLLCPYNCPKENETRLHIYLHQYPAWPNVPKPNEVGVIMPSQPIGFGQIYVDDWFLTSGPDPNQNIVGRAHGYHIQAGQTVTSWYTSHIFAFENNGDWFAGSILQVLGIVSTNPSGQWSIIGGTGAFANAHGTINFSSSISSTGTDVIYTLDIHVFYTQESN, encoded by the exons ATGGCTACATTAATAGCTGCTGCTAGCTCCGCCACCAtggtatttctaatgctttcgctGCTAGCAGTCCTGGACATAGCAAGCTCCTCCACAGATTATGGTGCTCTGCCATCATCCTTGCAGCAGGTGCCGTCACTACTGTGTCCATACAACTGTCCCAAGGAAAACGAGACTCGCTTGCACATCTACTTGCACCAATACCCAGCGTGGCCAAACGTCCCCAAGCCAAACGAAGTAGGTGTGATAATGCCAAGCCAGCCTATTGGGTTTGGCCAGATTTACGTCGATGACTGGTTCCTGACTAGTGGGCCGGATCCGAACCAAAACATTGTTGGACGTGCGCATGGCTACCATATACAGGCGGGTCAGACCGTCACCAGTTGGTATACTTCACACATCTTTGCCTTTGAGAATAATGGCGACTG GTTTGCAGGGTCCATTCTTCAGGTGTTGGGGATCGTTAGCACAAATCCTAGCGGCCAGTGGTCCATTATTGGTGGTACTGGAGCATTTGCTAATGCCCATGGCACCATCAACTTCTCAAGTTCCATCAGTAGCACTGGCACTGATGTCATATACACACTTGATATTCATGTATTCTATACCCAAGAGAGTAATTAA
- the LOC109943145 gene encoding uncharacterized protein, producing the protein MGSHARARAAAGSSAGRIAWAAGILRGRLLVVQRGQEAVAAGSNVGRSARGNDLERDAAGLHGRWQPAPRDNLVHAGGQRLQGDEQIQGVWQWQRVVPELTLRSAGQRHGEQQVTAHSLQPINFRASS; encoded by the exons ATGGGCAGCCATGCTCGCGCGCGGGCGGCTGCTGGTTCCAGCGCGGGCAGGATCGCGTGGGCAGCCGGGATCCTGCGCGGACGGCTGCTGGTGGTACAGCGCGGGCAGGAGGCGGTCGCTGCTGGTTCCAACGTGGGCAGGTCGGCAAGAGGCAATGACCTTGAGCGCGACGCAGCAGGGCTCCACGGGCGGTGGCAACCTGCTCCACGCGACAACCTTGTCCACGCGGgtggccaacggctccaaggcgacGAGCAGATCCAAGGCGTGTGGCAGTGGCAGCGAGTGGTCCCTGAGCTGACATTGCGGAGTGCCGGGCAACGCCATGGAGAGCAGCAG GTAACAGCGCACTCCCTGCAACCTATTAACTTTAGAGCCTCATCGTAG